Proteins encoded together in one Salarias fasciatus chromosome 17, fSalaFa1.1, whole genome shotgun sequence window:
- the kcna1b gene encoding potassium voltage-gated channel subfamily A member 1 gives MTVVSTENMDETSTLPGHPQDPYPPDDDHDDHDCCERVVINISGLRFETQLKTLAQFPETLLGNPKKRMRYFDPLRNEYFFDRNRPSFDAILYYYQSGGRLRRPVNVPLDMFSEEIKFYELGAEAMEKFREDEGFIREEERPLPEKEFQRQIWLLFEHPESSGPARGIAIVSVMVILISIVIFCLETLPELKEDPGGRMHIVGNTTVYYHANVLTDPFFVVETLCIIWFSFELIVRFFACPSKAAFFKNMMNSIDIVAIIPYFITLGTELADDQENREGKGGGEQATSLAILRVIRLVRVFRIFKLSRHSKGLQILGQTLKASMRELGLLIFFLFIGVILFSSAVYFAEAEEKESFFTSIPDAFWWAVVSMTTVGYGDMYPVTIGGKIVGSLCAIAGVLTIALPVPVIVSNFNYFYHRETEGEEQAQLLNVSNQNLASDTNSSRRSSSVVSKSEYMEIDEDMNNSIDNFREANLRTANCTAPSQNCVNKTKLLTDV, from the coding sequence ATGACCGTGGTGTCCACCGAAAACATGGACGAGACCTCCACCCTGCCGGGCCACCCGCAGGACCCCTACCCGCCGGACGACGACCATGACGACCACGACTGCTGCGAGCGCGTCGTCATCAACATCTCGGGGCTGCGCTTCGAGACGCAGCTCAAGACGCTCGCACAGTTCCCAGAAACCCTCCTGGGCAACCCCAAGAAGCGGATGAGATACTTCGACCCTTTACGCAACGAGTACTTCTTCGACCGGAACCGGCCCAGCTTCGACGCCATCCTCTACTACTACCAGTCCGGGGGGCGGCTGCGCAGACCCGTCAACGTGCCGCTGGATATGTTTTCGGAGGAAATAAAGTTTTACGAACTGGGTGCGGAGGCGATGGAGAAATTTCGTGAGGATGAAGGATTTATCCGGGAGGAGGAGCGGCCGCTGCCAGAGAAGGAGTTCCAGCGGCAGATCTGGCTCCTGTTCGAGCACCCGGAGAGTTCGGGGCCGGCGCGAGGCATCGCCATCGTCTCGGTGATGGTGATCCTTATTTCCATAGTCATATTTTGTTTGGAGACTTTGCCGGAGCTGAAGGAGGACCCCGGCGGCCGGATGCATATCGTTGGAAACACCACGGTCTATTACCACGCCAACGTGCTGACAGACCCGTTCTTCGTGGTGGAGACGCTCTGCATCATCTGGTTTTCCTTTGAGTTGATTGTACGATTCTTTGCGTGTCCAAGCAAGGCTGCGTTCTTTAAGAACATGATGAACTCCATCGACATCGTGGCCATCATCCCGTACTTCATCACGCTGGGCACGGAGCTGGCCGACGACCAGGAGAACCGGGAGGGGAAGGGCGGCGGCGAGCAGGCCACGTCCCTGGCCATCCTGCGGGTCATCCGCCTGGTGCGGGTCTTCCGGATCTTCAAGCTCTCGCGGCACTCCAAGGGTCTGCAGATCCTCGGGCAGACCCTCAAAGCCAGCATGCGCGAGCTCGGCCTgctcatcttcttcctcttcatcggGGTCATCCTCTTCTCCAGCGCCGTCTACTTCGCCGAAGCCGAGGAGAAGGAGTCCTTCTTCACCAGTATCCCGGACGCCTTCTGGTGGGCGGTGGTGTCCATGACGACCGTCGGCTACGGGGACATGTACCCGGTGACCATCGGGGGGAAGATCGTGGGCTCGCTGTGCGCCATCGCGGGCGTGCTGACCATCGCGCTGCCGGTGCCGGTCATCGTGTCCAACTTCAACTACTTCTACCACCGGGAGACGGAGGGCGAGGAGCAGGCGCAGCTGCTCAACGTCAGCAACCAGAACCTGGCGTCGGACACCAACTCCAGCCGCCGCAGCTCCTCGGTGGTCAGCAAGTCGGAGTACATGGAGATCGACGAGGACATGAACAACAGCATCGACAACTTCCGGGAGGCCAACCTGAGGACTGCCAACTGCACCGCGCCCAGCCAGAACTGCGTGAACAAGACCAAGCTGCTGACGGACGTGTGA